In the genome of Oncorhynchus nerka isolate Pitt River linkage group LG27, Oner_Uvic_2.0, whole genome shotgun sequence, the window ATGCTATATGTAGTTTTGGTTGCAGTGCTTCATTTTGCAGGATATATGAGGTATTTTGCAGTTTGGGTGTGTGGTTTTGTGAATTGTGTTAAGTATTTTGATAAAACCAGCCTAGTTTGCaaaattgtgttttagcaattgggAAAAACTGTAAAGCTGACAGTTTGCACCTTAACCTCATAGGTTTAACCTacatccaaagtgctggagaacagagccaaaacaacacaaaatgtgtcacagtgtgtgtgtgggctcgTATTACTATCCTCGTGGCTACCGAAAATCCCcaaaagtccccacaaggatagaaaaACAAGTAAAATTCTCCCTTGTGGGAATATCTCCCAGGTTCCCATGAGGACAAAGGCTGTTTTAAAcgtaagggttaggtttaaggttacaATTAGGATTAGaatttaggtttagggtttagggaaaataggattttgaatggaaatacattttaggtCGCCACAAGGATCGTAAAAcatttactatgtgtgtgtgtacatggatTAGACACTGCCCATTTCCCAAAGTTGACATCTTTTTTTACCTGGGTGGTATTTCCATAGACTGTAGGGTATTTCAGAAAGCAGGATCAAAGGGTTTCCTAAAGATTCTACGTAATCCATAGTTAAAAGTTTTATCAGGATATTGGATTGTGGAAGTGAAATACAACTCTCAACGTGAATGAAAGCAATGGGCAATTCGTTTTTATAAATCCAACACTTTATTTGGAATTCGGAACAAATATTCCACAATCCCATTGCAAATTGTTCAATATCAATCTAGGTTATTGGTAGAATGATCAAATGCATCAATGGTCCAGTCTGTGGTGcagaaagggggttgggtttaaAGCAGAAGAAGAAAAGGCCCGCAGTGATTTTAGTTTGCTCTCCAACCAGAGACAACAATGACGTGACATAGCAATTATGAGAACTATTGGTTTTGTAACACAAGACATTTTTactcaaataaaaaaaacatacaatCAAGCTCACAGACACAAAGCTCACACAGAACTGACACATGGTAGCACCTAGGTAAGTTAGTGCACACACGTTTGCGCTCACACAAACAATGCCACCCACACGTTACCACTctttcacacagacacagatgcacacacacagaacaacacacaccctcagacagtgtgacagacagtGTCAATCCTGGGGCTGGATGTCCAAAATGTTCTCAGCCAGGCTAGTGAGTTTGCTGTCTTCCAGTGCTCTGACCAGCCGGCCCAGTCGTGCCGCCCTCCCCTCCGCCTGGATGAAGCGGCTCAGCAGCTGATAGGCCTGCTCGTACAGCCCCTCCCTCTCATACTCGTAGGCCAGGTTGTCTATGGCCGGCCCCTTCAGCGCACGGCAGTTCTTGCCCAAGGCCCGCCCCACTTTCCTCCAGTCCCGCCCAACGCCGTTGGAGAACCGCTGCAGGTCCCCCGCCACCAGCATGCGGTCCTCTGATAGGTcaggagacagagtgggagggggtGTTAGAGACATGTATCCAGAGTCTATATATGTTTCTGCATGTAAGACGTGGTGTAAGTAAGTAAAATACAACAGCAACTTTCCAGCTACTGGCCCTCCTCTCTTACTTCTAGGCTACACTGCCGTCCCGGGTTTAGTAGATGACCCATAATGAGTGTCCTCTATACCAGAGATTGGGCAAGCTATAATGGTCCTCTTCCTCAAAGGACCACTTAGATTAAAACCAGCACTTGAGCCGACTAAAAGTGTCATCAAACTATTTGAGGCACAGGTCAATAACCTTCCATAGACCAGTGCTGGTCTACTGACCGAGAGTTGAGAAACACTGTTCTATGCCAGTGTATGAATGTAGAGGACCCAGGGGACAGCTCCCTGCTGAACCCCCACTGATGATAAGAAGCAGCCATGGAAGCCAGAGCCAACTCACCAAACACCCTCTTCTGGAACAGGAAACAGTTGCTGGGCACGGGGGGCTCTTCCTGTGTGAGGGTGGGTGGCTGGGGAATGTGACCCAAGGCCTGGCTCTGCAGCTGCTGGTCCAGCTCAGCAATCTCATCATCCCGTAGGCGATCCGGCTGTCAGGAAGTGACACCAACATTTAGAACACCCCATAGTGAGTCATTAGGCACAGCAGAGCACCTGTCAGGTATAGATTGGTGAAGTATTGCTTGTGATCTGTTGATCATATATTACCAGTAACAACACCACTATATATGGATTATAACcggtatatagtatattacctgtGACTGGTGGATGTGCTGCAGACAGAGCTCCAGGTCGTCCAGACAAAAGTCCAAAGTGTGCGTCCCGGCTTTGAGCTGGGTTTCCAATGCAAGCTCCTGTTGTGGGATGTGGAGGAGGCGGCAGGTGTGCTGGGAGAGGGACTGTTGTACGGCACCGGAGCCATAGCTCTGCAGGAACCTGCGGCACGCCGCCACATCCACAAACTTCACCTCCACACCCAGCAGAGGATCTGCATCGTGCAGCTTTAGGATCTCGTACCCCTCCAGCCCCCCAGCTGAGTCTGGGACACAGGCCAGGTAAGGTCAAAGGTTAGAGGTAACCATAGCGAATCACTGGCACAATTGTAATATTTTTCACTGCGACCATAAAATAAATATAACCTGACTGTGTATCCCTCCACTACTCTGGTCCAGGCAGAGCTCTGAACTCAACCGTGTTATGACTTCCTAAAAGATCTCCCAGCATTTATCTGACAGCAGTTTTTCATAAGCTTTTAACTATATTCATCCCCTCAGTAGATAAGCAGGTCACACTGCAACACCAGCCCTTTTTCACTCCCCATGACCACCAAGCTAAGCCTTTCTTTCTATCAATAATACATCTGCCTCACCCAATGCTCAGCATGCTCCCTACGCTAGCTGGAGACCGGATGGCCTGATGTGGCTCACCTGTGAGTGTCAGCTTGAGGACTTTGAAGACGCTGAACTTGCCCTGCTGGTCTttgtagagagagagcaggttcACTGCGGGACAGGAGTGCAGGAAGAGAACCGCACATCCTGTCCACGGGCCATCCTCTACACTCAGTGCCACCATTTTCTAAAATATCATATGGTACAACATCCCATACAAGATTAAAGTTCATAATGTCTCTGCTCTGTATGCTACTATTCAAACATTATGCTGAATTTTGTACAGCACAGGAGCTTGTACTTACAGCTACATTCTtacatacacagtacacacacactccccacttGACATTATCACACGCATGCGCACTAACAGAAACAGACATGCATGTTGTCCTATAAATAGTTAATGGgaactgtctctgtccctgcctcgTTCCCCTTTTCCCTCTCATACATATCacacctcctctcctgcctctctcaaCTAAACATAGAGTACCTTTTCATCCATTATGTCCATTGTTTGAGCATTCCCGTCATCTGACCTCAGCTGTCACAAGCTTCTTCTGTGTTCCCTTCAAGCGTCTTCCTTCCTGCAGAGATAGAACATATATATTACTCAGGTAATCAACAGTCAACAGTTCAACAGTTCAAAGGCCAAGACACATCAATCAAATCCATTCTGGTATTAAAAAGAGTCAGGATCAAGATGCAGTCACAATACAATGGAACCCCTCACTTTATATTATCTCACTCCACGATTCTTACGTATCTTACCCTATCTTATATGTCATTACATTAATTTACTATTTAATGTCCCTTTACTACCCTGGGGCTTTTCTAGGATTTGAAGACTTTGGGGGCATAGCCCAAAGCCAGTAGGGGGGTCCAAGGGGCATTATCCCCCAGGAAGAATCTAAGGAATTTCAACAGTTAAATGCATTAATTTGGTGCACTTTGAGATTAATATTGagagaatatatatttttcaggTAACGTGCACCTTCCCACCTGCCACAGGGTCTCTCTTCTCTGGAACACATACATCTACAGTGTATTGCCAAAAACCACTAAGACAAAACTGACTAAAGCCCCACAGTACCCAAAcaccctttctatctctctctcacacacacacacacacacacacacacacacacacacacacacagcagtaattAGAAAACTTTAAGTGATAGTCTACTGTGTGCTCACCGCTCCTCTCGCGCTCTCCATCACTTTCTATGTGTCGTCTGTTGCTGTCTCTTAGTATTCTATGTTGCTGTCTTttgtctaccctcctctctcatcctgtcCTGGTTGTAAAAAGTTTTAAAGTAAACAATTATTTTAATAGTAATTTCACAGGACTTTTTTTCACCTTACCTGCAAATTCTTTGTAAGCCATGTTTTATTTGTTCACTGTCTGTATTTCACTTCTTATAATTTgtgcaaataaataaaacaaattagATTCTTTAGAGCAGCTTGAAGTGATACAGTCTACTGTGTGCTCAATCCACCTGCCCTCTTCTGTAACTTTCTATGTCtcttgtctgttgctgtctgtgtcTTGTTTGTTACCATCTCCCTTGTCTATCCTCTTCTGCTATggcctgttctgttcttctggtgtctctctccatcatatcatattcttctgttgctgtctctgtgtctggtctggtgtgtttCTTAAGTTTTGCAATCCAAAACGGTCAAGGGGATACTGGGGTAGCTTAACTTGTTTTGGGTCTGTGACCAGGTCACCTTAATCATGCTCTTCCCTACCATTTGCCACTGGCTGCTTCTGTTCTAATtgctccactggcctgctgttctcatctgtcctcctcttcctatctGAAAGGTAGAAAGGTGCAGCATGTCATTAGTTTGTTTTGAAGGGCgactgcacttcctgatttggccttgttttagaTTTGGCTCAATAAGAAATGCTAGCGGGCATGACTGAATTCAAATGCGAGTTGCTtttggggtgtggtttgatgtgggtgtatCATGTGTATGTTCACAGGTGGAAAAAATTAGCCAACTTATATTGCCAATTAGCTTCAGCCGACTGGTGTGTGACCTGACTTTGGATAGCCTATCTCCGGGGCTAGTTATGGACAGTAAATAAATTACACAACGTAAATGAGAGAATATGTTCATGCCTAAAATCTAAAACAAGACCTTTTAGTTttctacattttacatttaacatttagcagacgctcttatccagagcgacttacaaattggtgcgttcaccttaagacatccagtggaacagccactttacaatagtgcatctaaatcttttaagggggggtgagaaggattactttatcctatcctaggtattcctgaaagaggtggggtttcaggtgtctccggaaggtggtgattgactccgctgtcctggcgtcgtgagggagtttgttccaccattggggggccagagcagcgaacagttttgactgggctgcgcgggaactgtacttcctcagtggtagggaggcgagcaggccagaggtggatgaacgcagtgcccttgtttgggtgtagggcctgatcagagcctggaggtactgaggtgccgttcccctcacagctccgtaggcaagcaccatggtcttgtagcggatgcgagcttcaactggaagccagtggagagagcggaggagcggggtgacgtgagagaacttgggaaggttgaacaccagacgggctgcggcgttctggatgagttgtaggggtttaatggcacaggcagggagcccagccaacagcgagttgcagtaatccagacgggagatgacaagtgcctggattaggacctgcgctgcttcctgtgtgaggcagggtcgtactctgcggagtTTGttcccagtgatgcgttgtgcagaccgcacaaccctctggagagccctgctgttgaggggggtgcagttgccgtaccaggcggtggtacagcccgacaggatgctctcgattgcgcATCTGTAAAAGTCTGTcaaggttttaggtgacaagacaaatttcttcagcctcctgaggttgaagaggcactgttgccccttcaccacactgtctgtgtgggtagaccatttcagtttgtctgtgatgtgtacgccgagaaacttatacgttccaccttctccactattgTCCCGtctatgtggatagggggttgctccctctactgtttcctgaaatccacgatcatctcctttgttttttcATGGAATGCTTTTAACATTTGTATTTCTACAATTCATATTTGGTTTGAGCTTTTTAAGTCATTGAAATTTGGAGCTATTGGAATTTTAACATATTgtcccatgtacattgtgtaatttacagAGCCCCATAGGGATATCCAAAATcaaactgaatttaccacaggcatTATGATCGGGTCGCATGCAGCTGCTGTCACGATCGTTTGAAGCATACTCGGACCAACgtgcagcgtgatctgggttccacatctttatttagTGAGACACACAAAACAATAAAGCAACAACGAACCAACAACGAAACATAACTAAGAGGTGTAACATACACaaactcaaaacaatatcccataaaacacaggtggaaaaaatgctacttaaatatgatccccaattagagacaacgatagccagcggcctctaattgggaatcataccaaacaccaacatagaaaaactaaactagaaccccacatagaaaataataactagacaacccccagtcacgccctgacctactctaccatagaaaataagggctctctatggtcaggacatGAGGGTACCCCtgcccaaaggtgcggactctggccgcaaaacctgaaaccaaaAGGGAGGGATAGGGGGGGGTCTAGTGTTGGCTCTGGTGCCGGGTGAAGTACCCGCTCATCCGTCAGAATCGGGGGCGGCTCTGGTGCAGGACGAAGAACCCACTCAGCTTGCGAATCCACCATCtttggtggcggctctggtgcgggccgAAGAACCCGCTCATCCCGTGGATCCAGCCATGGACCCGGGCTGAACACTGTGCCTGGGCTGGACCTCGGTAtcaaggaaggctcctgccatggagcgggactggacaccagATCTGGACTGGACATCAGTGCAGAGGAAGGCaccggccatggagctggactggacgccgtgcctggactgggcatcagCGCAGGCTCCCGCCATagagcgggactggacgctgtgcctggactgggcaccaacGCAGAAGAAGACTCTggccttggagctggactggacgccgtgcttagactgggcatcggcgcaggggaaggctccggccatggagctggaggttccggactgttgaCCGTcccaggaggttccggactgtggaccgtctcaggaggttccggaccgtggaccgtctcaggaggttccggaccgtggaccgtctcaggagatTACTGACCATGGactgtcgttggaggttccggactgtgaaccgtcgccggaagctctggactggggaccgtcgcctgaagctctggactgggaaggtgtactggaggcctgatgcgtggggccGGCACAGGTgacaccggactggtgacacgcacctcagggagagtgcgaggagcaggcacaggacgcaccggactgggaaggcgcactggaggaCTGATGCGTGGGGCCagcacaggtggcaccggactggtgacacgcacctcagggagaGTGCGaagagcaggcacaggacgtacctgactggaaagcgcacttgagggagagtgcgaggagcaggcacaggacgtaccggactgggggcacgcacttcagggagagtgcgaggagcaggcacaggacgtaccagactggggacacgcacttcagggagagtgcgaggaggagACACATGACGCACCAGACTGGAGAGGTGCACTTGAGGCCAGAAGCGTGGAACCGGCACAGGTTGCACCAGACTGCTAACCGGATCCTCTGGTCGGATGTTGAGCAGAACACACTTGCacaacatctctctcatctcactctctcccaacTTCGCCATTGCCTCCCTGACAGTCTCTGGCTCTTTCCTCTGC includes:
- the LOC115112333 gene encoding tumor necrosis factor receptor type 1-associated DEATH domain protein; protein product: MDIMDEKKMVALSVEDGPWTGCAVLFLHSCPAVNLLSLYKDQQGKFSVFKVLKLTLTDSAGGLEGYEILKLHDADPLLGVEVKFVDVAACRRFLQSYGSGAVQQSLSQHTCRLLHIPQQELALETQLKAGTHTLDFCLDDLELCLQHIHQSQPDRLRDDEIAELDQQLQSQALGHIPQPPTLTQEEPPVPSNCFLFQKRVFEDRMLVAGDLQRFSNGVGRDWRKVGRALGKNCRALKGPAIDNLAYEYEREGLYEQAYQLLSRFIQAEGRAARLGRLVRALEDSKLTSLAENILDIQPQD